The Lucilia cuprina isolate Lc7/37 chromosome 5, ASM2204524v1, whole genome shotgun sequence genome includes a window with the following:
- the LOC111687163 gene encoding adenine phosphoribosyltransferase, translated as MNTQQKLDYINQHIGVHPDFPKKGIVFRDIFGALTDGQTCKYLKEVLLEHVRTEHPDVDIIVGLESRGFLFNLMLASELGIGCAPIRKKGKLPGKCVSVEYTLEYGSDIFEMQTDAIKPGQKVLIIDDLLATGGSLEAAVKLVRKAGGEVVKCLVVMELEFLEGRKKVDSKVHSLLKY; from the exons atgaatACTCAACAAAAATTGGATTATATTAATCAACATATTGGAGTTCATCCCGATTTTCCTAAAAAGGGCATTGTATTCCG TGATATTTTTGGAGCCTTAACTGATGGTCAAACTTGTAAATATCTTAAAGAAGTTTTATTGGAACATGTACGCACTGAACATCCCGATGTGGATATTATTGTCGGTTTAGAATCACGTGGTTTTCTATTTAATCTGATGCTGGCATCAGAACTGGGAATTGGTTGTGCTCCCATACGCAAGAAGGGCAAATTGCCGGGAAAATGTGTATCAGTTGAATATACTTTGGAATATGGTTCG GACATTTTCGAAATGCAAACCGATGCCATAAAACCCGGACAAAAGGTACTTATCATTGATGATCTATTAGCTACCGGTGGTTCATTGGAGGCAGCTGTTAAACTAGTACGCAAAGCAGGCGGTGAAGTTGTAAAGTGTTTGGTTGTTATGGAATTGGAATTTTTAGAGGGACGCAAAAAAGTCGATAGCAAAGTACATTCCCTCCTAAAATACTAA